The following coding sequences lie in one Candidatus Neptunochlamydia sp. REUL1 genomic window:
- a CDS encoding D-alanyl-D-alanine carboxypeptidase family protein, with protein MRIIILLLFTTVLAAEPLKVKVSAKSAILMNAETGAVLYDKKADERAYPASLTKIATVLYALKKNKKDLEGIVSCPQHCLRRMNKSVKIAHSYKDPAYLLEPDGTHFWLKKGEEMPFLDLLHGILLSSGNDASNTVANYIGGTIPKFIKGMNTFLKELGCEDTQFMNPHGLHHPSHWSTARDIAIITKHALKEDLIKTIVSTKEYERSQTNLQTPKKVTNHDLLILPGKFFYARAIGMKTGYHSDAGYTYTSVARDGKRTLIAVLLGCDDPHKRFRDAIRLFEAAFDEEKEERLLFRKEENTFSRDLKGARKAMKATLTDDISISYFPSEEPDITIELNWEHISPPVKQGNCVGAIKIFNQQGKELSSSPLVATIDVERSLPALIGAAARGEWTAPLEFQKILILFLGIGVMLTLFGLSRSQSKK; from the coding sequence ATGCGAATCATTATTCTCCTCCTTTTTACCACAGTGCTTGCTGCAGAACCGCTAAAGGTTAAAGTTTCTGCAAAATCAGCGATCTTGATGAATGCTGAAACAGGTGCGGTTCTTTATGATAAGAAGGCGGATGAAAGAGCCTATCCCGCAAGTTTAACAAAGATTGCTACAGTCCTGTATGCCTTAAAAAAGAATAAAAAAGATCTCGAAGGAATTGTATCCTGTCCACAACACTGCCTGCGGAGGATGAACAAAAGTGTTAAAATTGCGCATAGCTATAAAGATCCAGCCTATTTGTTGGAACCGGATGGAACGCATTTCTGGCTGAAGAAAGGAGAAGAAATGCCCTTTCTAGATCTTCTCCATGGCATCTTACTTTCATCTGGGAATGATGCTTCAAACACCGTGGCAAACTATATCGGAGGAACGATTCCAAAGTTTATAAAGGGGATGAACACATTTCTTAAAGAGCTAGGATGTGAAGATACCCAATTTATGAATCCCCATGGGTTGCACCATCCAAGTCATTGGTCAACAGCGCGAGACATTGCGATTATTACAAAACACGCTCTTAAAGAAGATTTGATCAAGACAATCGTATCAACAAAGGAATATGAGCGGAGTCAAACAAACCTTCAGACACCAAAGAAAGTCACCAACCATGATCTACTGATTCTTCCAGGAAAGTTCTTTTATGCGCGCGCAATTGGAATGAAAACGGGATACCATTCTGATGCAGGCTATACCTATACAAGTGTAGCAAGGGATGGGAAAAGGACATTAATTGCTGTTCTTCTAGGGTGTGATGATCCTCACAAACGGTTTCGGGACGCAATTAGACTTTTTGAGGCTGCCTTTGATGAAGAAAAAGAAGAGCGTTTATTATTTCGAAAGGAAGAAAACACCTTTAGTCGCGATTTAAAGGGCGCTAGGAAAGCTATGAAAGCGACCCTCACAGACGACATTTCAATCTCCTATTTTCCCTCAGAAGAGCCTGATATTACTATTGAATTGAACTGGGAGCACATCAGTCCTCCTGTAAAGCAGGGCAATTGTGTTGGAGCGATCAAAATCTTTAACCAGCAGGGAAAAGAACTTTCAAGCTCTCCATTAGTGGCAACAATTGATGTTGAACGTTCTCTTCCAGCTCTAATTGGTGCCGCTGCTCGGGGAGAGTGGACGGCTCCCTTAGAGTTTCAAAAAATCCTGATTCTTTTTTTAGGAATTGGAGTTATGTTGACTCTATTTGGCCTCAGCCGGAGTCAAAGCAAAAAATAG
- a CDS encoding KpsF/GutQ family sugar-phosphate isomerase — MLKDLFDEYQRNLNYFFDHVEVGKAEGIFKLFLDCQGMLIFTGVGKSGIIAEKLAMTMISTGTKALYLPPMNALHGDIGIVTDKDVLICISKSGESEELLSLVPFAQKKGAKTVAWVSSTESKLGLACDIGISLPLNKELCPFDLAPTTSTSIQLIFGDVLSVALMKVKNFSLDDYALNHPAGAIGKKISLTVDDVMLQGEILPLCRPNEKLRDALVTLTDKKCGCLLITDAEGTFRGIFTDGDLRRAFQKNPAEMLEKTMEELMTPSCIATKKGKRALDALRLMQTDEKKWVNVLPVIESGTLVGLIRMHDLVQAGIT; from the coding sequence ATGTTAAAAGATCTATTTGATGAGTACCAGAGAAATCTGAACTATTTTTTCGACCATGTAGAGGTGGGGAAAGCAGAGGGAATATTTAAACTTTTTTTAGACTGCCAAGGGATGTTGATTTTCACTGGTGTTGGGAAAAGTGGAATTATTGCCGAAAAACTTGCGATGACAATGATTTCAACTGGGACAAAAGCTTTGTACCTTCCTCCTATGAATGCTCTTCATGGAGATATTGGGATTGTTACAGACAAAGATGTTCTCATTTGCATTAGCAAAAGCGGGGAAAGCGAGGAGCTCTTAAGCCTTGTTCCCTTTGCACAAAAAAAGGGAGCTAAAACCGTTGCTTGGGTTTCTAGTACGGAATCAAAACTCGGTCTCGCTTGCGACATAGGAATTTCCCTTCCGCTAAACAAGGAACTTTGTCCCTTTGACCTGGCCCCCACGACCTCGACTTCGATCCAACTTATTTTTGGAGATGTTCTTTCCGTTGCACTTATGAAGGTTAAGAACTTTAGCCTGGACGATTATGCGCTTAATCATCCTGCAGGGGCCATTGGAAAAAAAATCTCTCTCACAGTTGATGATGTCATGCTTCAAGGAGAAATACTTCCCCTTTGCCGGCCCAATGAAAAACTGCGGGATGCGCTGGTTACTCTAACGGACAAAAAGTGTGGGTGTTTGCTCATCACCGATGCCGAAGGGACGTTTCGTGGAATCTTCACCGATGGAGACCTCCGTCGCGCCTTCCAAAAAAATCCTGCGGAAATGCTAGAAAAAACAATGGAAGAGCTCATGACACCCTCATGCATCGCAACCAAAAAAGGGAAGCGAGCTCTTGATGCGCTGCGGCTCATGCAAACCGATGAGAAAAAATGGGTCAATGTCCTTCCGGTGATAGAATCAGGAACACTTGTTGGATTGATTCGCATGCATGATCTCGTTCAAGCGGGAATCACCTAA
- a CDS encoding transposase translates to MTYSLDFRKKALSIRSKEKLSFAQAAKRFGVSVNSLFLWSKQIEPKQTKNRPAIKIDKETLMGDIEEYPDAFTAWTEQDLLPKLFTESVIVMDNAAFHKGKFMQQRIKTAGHTLEYLPPYSPDLNPIEHKWAQAKSKRRKYRCGIDELFKEYCL, encoded by the coding sequence ATGACCTATTCATTGGATTTTAGAAAAAAAGCACTGTCAATTCGAAGCAAAGAAAAATTGAGCTTTGCACAAGCAGCAAAACGTTTTGGTGTAAGCGTCAACAGTTTATTTCTTTGGTCTAAACAAATAGAGCCCAAACAAACTAAGAATAGACCTGCGATCAAGATTGATAAAGAGACTTTAATGGGGGACATCGAAGAATATCCAGATGCTTTCACTGCTTGGACCGAGCAAGACTTGTTACCAAAGTTGTTTACTGAAAGCGTCATAGTTATGGATAATGCTGCGTTCCATAAAGGTAAATTTATGCAGCAAAGGATTAAAACTGCAGGACATACCTTAGAATATCTCCCTCCATATTCTCCTGATTTAAATCCAATTGAACACAAGTGGGCTCAGGCAAAGTCTAAGCGAAGAAAATATCGATGCGGAATAGATGAACTTTTCAAGGAATATTGCCTATAA
- a CDS encoding NADP-dependent isocitrate dehydrogenase has product MDATLKILEVAGAKLDIHEVEIGEKVYLRGHPTGIEDKTWDTIRQTQAFLKAPITTPQGGGFKSLNVTIRTTLGLYANVRPCVAYSPFVATKHPQMDVVIVRENEEDLYSGIEYRQSPEVCESIKLISQPGSEKIIRYAFEYAVQNGRKKVTCFVKDNIMKLSDGLFHQVFNEVAKEYPAIENEHWIVDIGAAKLADTPEAFDVVVMPNLYGDILSDVGAQIAGSVGLVGSANIGDHGAMFEAIHGSAPRRAGQNLANPSALILASVMMMIHIKQYDVATAIHNGWLKTLEDGVHTYDIFKDGISKEKVGTQEFAGAVIKRLGEKPSKLKAVTYEEKKDVSQTFTRKAIKTKRELVGIDVYLFSNESVLGLQKSLLEHSYGSFHIEMITNRGVRVYPDGMPETFCIDQWRVRFRPKHGGCKQKDFPELLEALTAEEFDIIKTEHLYDFDGTPGYSSPKG; this is encoded by the coding sequence ATGGATGCAACTTTAAAGATCCTTGAAGTCGCAGGAGCAAAACTCGACATCCATGAAGTCGAAATTGGTGAGAAGGTCTACCTTAGAGGGCACCCAACAGGGATTGAGGACAAGACTTGGGACACTATTCGGCAAACACAGGCTTTTTTAAAAGCTCCAATCACAACGCCGCAAGGCGGGGGATTCAAAAGCTTAAATGTGACGATCCGAACGACATTGGGGCTTTATGCCAATGTGCGTCCTTGCGTAGCATACTCCCCTTTTGTTGCAACAAAGCATCCTCAAATGGATGTGGTGATTGTGCGGGAAAATGAAGAAGATCTCTATTCAGGTATTGAATACCGACAATCCCCTGAGGTTTGTGAATCGATCAAGTTGATTTCGCAACCGGGCTCAGAAAAAATCATTCGCTATGCGTTTGAATATGCTGTCCAAAATGGAAGAAAAAAAGTCACCTGCTTTGTAAAAGATAATATCATGAAGCTTTCAGATGGCCTCTTTCATCAAGTCTTTAACGAGGTCGCCAAGGAATATCCCGCTATTGAAAATGAACATTGGATTGTCGATATTGGAGCGGCAAAGCTTGCCGACACTCCAGAAGCTTTTGATGTCGTGGTCATGCCTAATCTTTATGGAGATATCCTTTCTGATGTCGGAGCTCAAATTGCAGGTTCGGTAGGTCTTGTAGGATCTGCAAATATTGGAGATCATGGAGCAATGTTCGAAGCAATCCATGGGTCGGCGCCTAGGCGCGCAGGACAAAATCTTGCGAACCCTTCGGCGTTAATTTTGGCTTCGGTCATGATGATGATCCATATCAAACAATATGATGTCGCAACCGCAATTCATAACGGATGGCTGAAAACCTTAGAAGATGGTGTGCACACCTACGATATTTTTAAGGATGGGATCAGTAAAGAAAAAGTGGGAACGCAAGAGTTTGCGGGAGCTGTCATCAAGCGGCTGGGAGAAAAACCCTCAAAACTTAAGGCTGTTACCTATGAAGAAAAAAAAGATGTTTCTCAAACCTTTACTCGCAAGGCAATCAAAACAAAAAGAGAACTTGTAGGGATTGATGTCTACCTCTTCTCAAATGAATCCGTGCTAGGCCTTCAGAAAAGCCTACTTGAGCATAGCTATGGATCTTTTCATATTGAAATGATCACTAACCGGGGGGTCCGAGTTTACCCCGATGGAATGCCCGAAACCTTTTGTATTGATCAGTGGAGAGTACGATTTCGCCCCAAACACGGGGGGTGCAAACAAAAAGACTTCCCAGAGCTTCTAGAAGCTCTAACAGCCGAAGAGTTCGACATCATCAAGACCGAGCATCTCTACGATTTTGATGGCACTCCAGGATACTCGTCTCCCAAGGGATAG
- a CDS encoding dihydrolipoamide acetyltransferase family protein, translating into MSDEVEIKLPKLGESIVSATIVQWFKKVGDSVKLDEPLLEVSTDKVNSEIPSPVSGKVSKILADPEQELDVGAPLAMIITKEGSVSEEAIATPSESLTQSKDTPSKKGFFTPVVLKIAQEKGIDLSELENIPATGAGGRLSKRDLENYLQNRTAVPAIPAIGGEERVKMSTMRKMIADAMVRSFYEAPHATLVNEVDVTKLIKYLKENKEPFRKENGYKLTITSYIAKAIGEGVKKFPMINASLEGDTIVIKKNVNLGIAVSVEQGILVPVIADCHTRPVKEIAQEVSALSDKARKGNLKPDQVKEGTFTMTNFGMSGVLIGTPIIRQPEVAILGVGAINKKVIALEDDSVAIRSMMNLSLSIDHRVIDGMYGCGFLAEVKHYLENFQ; encoded by the coding sequence ATGAGTGATGAAGTAGAAATTAAACTTCCAAAGCTGGGAGAAAGTATTGTCAGTGCAACCATTGTTCAGTGGTTTAAAAAGGTTGGAGATTCGGTTAAACTTGACGAGCCTCTTTTAGAAGTTTCAACCGACAAAGTAAATAGTGAAATTCCCTCTCCTGTTTCTGGAAAAGTTTCAAAGATTCTAGCTGATCCTGAACAAGAACTCGATGTAGGGGCTCCCTTAGCAATGATTATTACGAAAGAGGGGAGTGTTTCTGAGGAGGCAATTGCAACACCCTCTGAATCGCTTACACAATCTAAAGATACGCCTTCCAAAAAAGGGTTTTTCACTCCTGTTGTACTGAAGATCGCGCAAGAAAAAGGGATTGATCTTTCAGAGCTTGAAAATATTCCCGCGACAGGAGCCGGTGGACGTCTTTCAAAAAGAGACCTTGAGAATTATCTACAAAATCGTACTGCAGTGCCCGCTATTCCAGCTATAGGTGGAGAAGAAAGAGTTAAAATGTCGACCATGCGGAAGATGATTGCTGATGCAATGGTTCGATCCTTCTACGAAGCCCCTCATGCAACCCTTGTGAATGAGGTGGATGTCACAAAACTCATAAAGTATCTAAAAGAAAACAAAGAACCCTTCCGAAAAGAAAATGGGTATAAGCTCACGATTACCAGCTATATTGCAAAAGCAATTGGTGAAGGGGTCAAGAAGTTCCCCATGATTAATGCCTCTTTAGAAGGGGATACCATTGTCATCAAGAAGAATGTCAACCTAGGCATTGCAGTAAGCGTCGAGCAAGGGATCCTTGTTCCAGTTATTGCAGATTGTCATACTCGACCTGTTAAAGAGATTGCCCAAGAAGTCTCAGCCCTTTCTGATAAGGCTCGAAAGGGAAACTTAAAGCCCGATCAGGTGAAAGAGGGGACTTTTACGATGACCAACTTTGGAATGTCCGGAGTTTTGATTGGAACCCCTATCATCCGTCAGCCAGAAGTTGCAATCCTTGGTGTTGGAGCGATTAACAAAAAAGTGATTGCCTTAGAGGATGACAGCGTGGCGATTCGCTCTATGATGAACCTCTCGCTATCTATTGATCATCGTGTAATCGATGGGATGTATGGCTGCGGCTTCCTAGCGGAAGTTAAGCATTACTTGGAGAATTTCCAATAA
- a CDS encoding peptide deformylase has protein sequence MESFRESCFSTGSLAGIVPRSTKIRAIAYNREGEKLEPEFEGYTARIFQREVDHLNGLCFPDRITNFDHLHWVNLENLDEYRANFENWPHTCSKEEWETFIGNSPSNA, from the coding sequence ATGGAATCGTTTCGCGAAAGCTGCTTTTCGACCGGGTCTCTTGCAGGAATTGTCCCCCGCTCAACAAAGATTCGGGCAATTGCTTATAACCGAGAGGGAGAAAAGCTGGAGCCAGAATTTGAAGGCTATACAGCAAGAATTTTTCAGCGTGAAGTTGACCACCTCAATGGCCTCTGCTTCCCCGATCGAATCACAAATTTTGATCATCTTCATTGGGTAAATCTGGAAAATCTTGATGAGTATCGCGCGAATTTTGAGAATTGGCCTCACACCTGTTCGAAAGAAGAGTGGGAGACGTTTATTGGAAATTCTCCAAGTAATGCTTAA
- a CDS encoding RsmB/NOP family class I SAM-dependent RNA methyltransferase encodes MKPFRKHHLLKILEDGGNSTLPLDAFLRDYFRANKSVGSKDRQEICEKLYGIVRWRGLVDAQCSKPISWEDRLKAFLQFPVKNVETLPPHVQVSFPKFFYDHLVEAYGDAKARAFCLNSNKQAPTMVRVNLLKGSRKDLFYKWETEYDVSLCKHSEAGIIFHKKINFFALPEFKAGLFEIQDEGSQLVASHMDVSPNEHILDYCAGSGGKTLAFAPKMGNKGQIYLYDIRPRALIEAKKRLKRAGIQNAQVLDDQKLRKKGMLGRMDWILLDVPCSGTGTLRRNPDMKWKLKLETILRLVDEQQKIFHQSLKFLRPNGKIVYATCSILPEENERQIEHFMKKYHLKLESPLFQSFPKDGEMDGFFCAVLSRMQK; translated from the coding sequence ATGAAGCCATTTCGGAAACACCACTTATTAAAAATTTTAGAAGATGGGGGGAATTCCACCCTCCCGTTGGACGCCTTTTTACGCGATTATTTTCGAGCAAATAAAAGCGTTGGTTCAAAGGATCGTCAGGAGATTTGTGAAAAGCTCTATGGAATTGTTCGTTGGCGGGGCCTTGTAGATGCTCAGTGCTCGAAACCTATCTCATGGGAAGATCGCCTAAAGGCTTTTTTACAGTTCCCAGTAAAGAATGTCGAGACCCTTCCACCCCATGTTCAGGTGAGTTTCCCAAAGTTTTTCTATGACCACCTTGTCGAAGCTTACGGGGACGCAAAGGCGCGAGCGTTTTGTTTAAACTCTAATAAACAGGCGCCAACAATGGTACGAGTTAACTTGCTTAAAGGCTCCCGAAAAGACTTATTTTACAAATGGGAAACTGAATATGACGTCTCGCTGTGTAAACATTCTGAGGCAGGGATCATCTTCCATAAAAAAATCAATTTCTTTGCCCTTCCTGAGTTTAAAGCAGGACTCTTTGAAATCCAAGATGAGGGAAGTCAGCTAGTAGCCTCTCACATGGATGTGTCTCCAAATGAGCATATCCTCGATTACTGCGCAGGTTCGGGAGGGAAAACTCTGGCTTTTGCTCCAAAAATGGGGAACAAAGGACAAATTTATCTATATGACATCCGTCCTCGTGCTCTCATAGAGGCAAAAAAACGACTGAAACGGGCAGGAATCCAAAATGCACAAGTCCTCGATGATCAAAAGCTAAGGAAAAAAGGCATGTTGGGAAGAATGGATTGGATCCTCCTCGATGTTCCGTGCTCTGGAACGGGAACGCTCCGGAGAAATCCAGACATGAAATGGAAGTTAAAGCTTGAAACAATTCTCCGACTCGTCGATGAACAACAAAAAATCTTTCATCAGTCCTTGAAATTTTTGCGCCCGAATGGAAAGATCGTTTATGCAACATGCAGCATTCTTCCAGAGGAGAATGAACGACAAATTGAGCATTTTATGAAGAAGTATCACCTCAAGCTTGAGAGCCCATTATTCCAAAGTTTCCCAAAAGATGGAGAGATGGATGGCTTTTTTTGTGCGGTTTTGAGTAGAATGCAGAAATAA
- the lpxK gene encoding tetraacyldisaccharide 4'-kinase: protein MTATQSFVVDVIEGRRKGTFLKGALFAMSGFFEMGVKLRNIAFDRQWIKEKRVTVPVISIGNIIAGGTGKTAFIQRIAKDLNKFGKISILSRGYRSQIEKVGGSLHLIEQSRITPEVCGDEAYLLFKSLPEAVLFVGKDRVLNAERAVYHEADLILLDDGMQYRSLHRDIEIVMLHGDDLYGKGFYLPRGYLRDSPKRLERADCVVVNHIHDLNHFHSAEKEVAKWTDAPVVGTRMVPKEVETQCGDRLRDLKDRRIGVFCGLGKPDSFVSTVLEMGGTVAEKWILPDHIGPTGDALNLFAQKCVERGCDIIVCSEKDWVKLPMDQELPLPLGYLKAEMEVVTGKECYETLLSKIGELTSEREVS from the coding sequence ATGACAGCAACCCAATCATTCGTTGTTGATGTGATTGAGGGGCGTCGAAAAGGGACCTTTCTCAAGGGAGCCCTTTTTGCAATGAGTGGCTTCTTTGAAATGGGCGTCAAGCTTCGCAATATAGCATTTGATAGACAGTGGATTAAAGAGAAGCGGGTGACTGTTCCTGTGATTAGCATTGGAAATATCATTGCTGGTGGCACGGGAAAAACAGCATTTATTCAACGCATCGCAAAAGATCTTAACAAATTTGGAAAAATTTCGATCCTTTCGCGGGGGTACCGCTCACAAATTGAAAAGGTTGGAGGGAGCCTTCATCTGATAGAACAATCTAGAATTACTCCTGAAGTTTGCGGCGACGAAGCATACCTTCTTTTTAAATCCTTGCCGGAAGCAGTGTTATTTGTGGGGAAAGATCGCGTACTCAATGCCGAGCGGGCTGTTTATCATGAAGCAGACCTTATTCTTTTGGATGATGGAATGCAGTATCGCAGCCTTCATCGGGATATTGAAATCGTCATGCTTCATGGAGACGATCTGTACGGAAAAGGCTTTTACCTTCCAAGAGGATACCTTCGAGACTCTCCGAAAAGACTCGAAAGGGCCGACTGTGTTGTGGTGAATCATATTCACGATTTAAACCATTTTCATTCTGCGGAAAAAGAAGTTGCAAAGTGGACAGATGCGCCGGTTGTTGGTACACGAATGGTGCCAAAAGAAGTAGAGACTCAATGTGGCGATCGTCTTCGAGATTTAAAAGATCGAAGAATTGGTGTTTTCTGTGGCCTTGGCAAGCCTGACTCCTTTGTGAGTACCGTTTTAGAAATGGGTGGGACAGTTGCTGAAAAGTGGATCCTCCCTGACCATATAGGGCCAACGGGCGATGCACTTAACCTCTTTGCACAAAAATGTGTTGAAAGAGGGTGCGATATCATTGTCTGCTCTGAAAAAGACTGGGTAAAGCTTCCGATGGATCAAGAACTTCCTCTTCCTCTGGGATACTTGAAAGCAGAAATGGAAGTGGTCACTGGTAAAGAGTGCTATGAAACCCTCTTATCGAAGATTGGGGAATTGACTTCCGAAAGGGAGGTTTCTTGA
- the rsmA gene encoding 16S rRNA (adenine(1518)-N(6)/adenine(1519)-N(6))-dimethyltransferase RsmA: MSLYKPSELRQFLQEMGIEPKKGLSQNFLIDGNILRKLVAATQLKNEDTVLEIGPGPGVLTEALLNSGAQVIAIEKDEKLAKHLERLQNGKLEVLINDFRNIQIDSLLKERGKVKVIANIPYNITGIILQELLPKTHLIESIHLMVQREVAERCVAKKRTKDYSSFSLFTKYHADPKLLFTVARSCFYPPPKVDSAILELKLKPPPVKAPYEPFFLLIRTAFQQRRKMLRASLKTLFPSNQVETALESVGLPKTTRPQELGLEEFSTLFFALTPAEAK, translated from the coding sequence TTGTCATTATATAAGCCTTCAGAACTTCGCCAGTTTTTACAAGAGATGGGAATCGAGCCCAAGAAAGGGCTCTCTCAGAACTTTCTTATCGACGGCAATATCCTGCGTAAGTTGGTTGCAGCAACACAGCTTAAAAATGAAGATACAGTTCTAGAAATCGGACCTGGCCCCGGGGTTCTTACAGAGGCACTTCTAAATTCAGGGGCTCAAGTGATCGCCATCGAAAAAGATGAGAAGCTTGCTAAGCACTTAGAACGCTTGCAAAACGGGAAGCTAGAAGTGTTGATCAATGACTTTAGAAACATTCAAATAGACTCCCTTTTGAAGGAAAGAGGAAAAGTCAAAGTCATCGCTAACATCCCCTATAATATTACTGGAATTATCCTTCAGGAACTTTTACCAAAAACGCATTTGATTGAATCGATCCACTTAATGGTTCAAAGAGAAGTGGCAGAGAGATGCGTTGCTAAAAAAAGAACAAAGGATTACAGCTCATTTTCTCTTTTTACAAAATATCATGCAGATCCAAAACTCTTATTTACCGTTGCACGTTCCTGCTTTTACCCTCCTCCAAAAGTAGACTCTGCAATCTTAGAGCTAAAGTTAAAGCCTCCGCCTGTAAAGGCTCCATATGAGCCATTTTTTCTGTTGATTCGAACAGCTTTTCAACAAAGACGAAAAATGTTGCGCGCGTCCCTTAAAACCCTTTTTCCATCAAACCAGGTGGAAACGGCTTTGGAATCTGTGGGCCTTCCAAAAACAACGCGTCCTCAAGAGTTAGGATTAGAGGAGTTTTCAACTCTATTTTTTGCTTTGACTCCGGCTGAGGCCAAATAG
- a CDS encoding D-sedoheptulose-7-phosphate isomerase, whose protein sequence is MELLRSPEGLKFIESAAWAIIDCFKNGGKLLIAGNGGSLCDAMHFAEELTGYFRKKRPALPAIALADPGHLTCVGNDTGFKEIFSRGIEAHGNHGDLFIALSTSGNSENLIRATTVAKEKNLQVITFLGKTGGALKGMGDFEWIVSGFEYSDRIQEAHMAAIHIIIEMVEQELFFPVEEMEIHSVGANL, encoded by the coding sequence ATGGAATTGCTTCGCTCTCCAGAAGGACTGAAGTTTATTGAAAGTGCTGCTTGGGCAATCATTGACTGCTTTAAAAATGGGGGGAAACTCCTTATTGCAGGAAATGGGGGAAGCCTATGCGATGCAATGCATTTCGCAGAAGAGCTAACAGGGTATTTCCGAAAAAAGCGTCCTGCTCTTCCAGCGATTGCCCTTGCTGATCCAGGCCATCTGACTTGTGTCGGAAATGACACGGGGTTCAAAGAGATTTTCTCTAGGGGAATCGAAGCTCATGGGAATCATGGGGATCTTTTTATTGCACTAAGCACTAGTGGAAACTCTGAAAACTTAATCCGTGCGACAACAGTCGCAAAAGAGAAAAATCTCCAAGTGATTACTTTCTTAGGGAAGACCGGGGGAGCCCTTAAGGGAATGGGGGATTTTGAATGGATCGTCTCGGGATTTGAATATTCTGATCGCATTCAAGAGGCTCACATGGCTGCCATCCATATTATCATAGAGATGGTGGAGCAGGAGCTTTTCTTTCCTGTAGAGGAAATGGAAATTCATAGCGTAGGAGCAAACCTATGA
- a CDS encoding dicarboxylate/amino acid:cation symporter — MKPWIKIIIGLVLGVIAGLVLGHKVDILERVGKAFIDLLKMLVGLIVFSSLVVGMCHISDPKKLGRIGIRTILFYAATTIIAIGFGLLLVFVFKPGAGLGLPIPAAHLQTTQTVGLVDFLFAIVPSNPFAAFAEGNILQIIVFSIFFAFAITLAGDRGKKVLELLESLSEVMYSLTHSIMKLAPYGVFALIATAVGDIGLKVIYPLFKFLLCNYVACLLQIFIIFCLTLRYLIKLRVAPFFKGMKDAIVLAFTTSSSSATLPVSLDCARNHLGLSPDISGFVLSLGSTINMNGAAIGQAISAIFIAQAYGIEITVVKVLILVFVSLVSAIGAAGIPGTGIVMLSVVLNAMGLPLEGIALVAGVDRLREMVSSVVNVLGDAVAAVFVAKKENQINEKQYHAVTWLE, encoded by the coding sequence TTGAAGCCGTGGATTAAAATTATTATCGGACTTGTCCTGGGGGTAATTGCGGGCCTTGTATTAGGTCATAAAGTTGATATCCTAGAGAGGGTCGGAAAGGCCTTTATCGATCTACTAAAAATGCTTGTAGGTCTAATCGTCTTTTCATCTTTGGTTGTGGGAATGTGTCACATCAGTGATCCCAAGAAATTAGGAAGGATTGGAATCCGAACCATCCTTTTCTATGCCGCAACAACGATTATTGCAATTGGGTTTGGCCTTCTTTTAGTTTTTGTTTTTAAACCTGGTGCAGGACTTGGCCTTCCGATTCCAGCAGCTCATCTTCAAACAACACAAACAGTGGGGCTTGTCGATTTTTTATTTGCCATTGTTCCCTCGAACCCATTTGCAGCCTTTGCAGAAGGGAATATTCTTCAAATTATTGTCTTTTCAATCTTCTTTGCTTTTGCCATTACCCTAGCAGGGGATCGGGGCAAGAAAGTATTGGAGCTCTTGGAATCGCTCAGTGAAGTGATGTACTCGCTTACACATTCGATTATGAAGCTTGCTCCTTACGGCGTCTTCGCTCTTATTGCAACAGCTGTTGGAGATATTGGCCTTAAGGTGATCTACCCTCTATTTAAGTTTCTGCTTTGCAATTATGTTGCATGCTTGCTTCAGATCTTTATTATCTTTTGTTTGACCCTCCGCTATCTTATAAAGCTCAGAGTTGCGCCGTTCTTTAAAGGGATGAAAGATGCCATTGTTTTGGCCTTTACAACCAGCAGTAGTTCAGCAACTCTGCCGGTATCTTTAGATTGTGCGCGGAATCATCTAGGGCTTTCCCCAGACATTTCGGGATTTGTTCTCTCTCTAGGTTCAACCATTAACATGAACGGAGCTGCAATTGGACAGGCAATCTCAGCGATTTTTATTGCCCAGGCTTATGGGATTGAAATCACGGTTGTTAAAGTTTTGATTTTGGTCTTTGTCTCTCTAGTTTCTGCCATTGGTGCGGCAGGAATTCCCGGAACAGGAATTGTCATGCTTTCCGTTGTATTAAATGCGATGGGACTCCCCCTTGAGGGAATCGCACTCGTTGCGGGTGTTGATCGCCTTCGTGAAATGGTCTCCTCTGTTGTCAATGTTCTTGGGGATGCTGTTGCCGCGGTCTTTGTCGCGAAAAAAGAAAATCAAATCAATGAAAAGCAATACCATGCAGTGACTTGGCTGGAGTAA